The following proteins are encoded in a genomic region of Arachis ipaensis cultivar K30076 chromosome B02, Araip1.1, whole genome shotgun sequence:
- the LOC107625256 gene encoding uncharacterized protein LOC107625256 isoform X1: MGQQTHQDSYPGSLPSALSVNEIHYHHHHHHHHHHSHIGIGQISQLGQDLEASNLDQNLDPSQFELPEKEDNGLPSPFMKLEGLSQDDIRESAYEIFFTACRSSPGFGGRHVLSIYASLQENEAKASHVVMSPTSKVKRALGLKMIKRSPSRRMVSGGVAGIAASSSPKNGSNSPMVNHNMLRPRRPMTSAEIMRQQMRVTEHNDYRLRKTLTRTLVGQAGKRADTIILPLELLRHVKPSEFSDSTEYHMWQRRQLKILELGLLQHPSVYVEKTNTFAMRLRDIIRNSESKPIDIGKNSDTLRTLSNSVVSLAWRGPNGAPADVCHWVDGFPLNVHLYTSLLQAIFDIRDETLVLDEVDELLELMKKTWPILGINKAIHNVCFTWVLFQQFVVTGEVESDLLCASHAMLGEVNTDAKKEKDSLYIKLLTSVMSAMQSWSERRLLNYHNHFERGTLSQIENLLPMVLSVSKVLGEDQIISDGERGEKADKTIVDMSGDRIESCIRSSVRSAFQKILEEVNTKTIETEIKADLSDILLRLAQETEALALKERETYTPTLKKWLPTAGAIAALTLHDCYGQILKQYLNEVNALNSETVRVLLRAGKLEKTLVQMMVEGSLEGEEKAKAIVKEMMLYEVDTIIWNLLRKWIHESLHKGKEALQNAKETETWNPKSKAEPIAQSAVELVKLAKTIMEQFFQIPIGITEDIVQELANGLENLLQDYIMFVSACGTKQSYVPVIPSLTRCNRNSKFSMFLKKGCQCGGGGSSEADHISNVTKEGHNPRPSTSRGTQRLYIRLNTLFYLLTHINSLEKTLSQNPVVLPSTRHPYGNRRRSYNNGSYFEKVLSSLPTACQYVAEVAAYRLIFLDSDSVFYESLYVGDAANARIRPALRTLKQNITLMTTLLTDKAQSLALKEVMKASFEAFLMVLLAGGNSRAFTKSDYHIVSEDFESLNRVFCLCGEGLIAESVMDTEAAIVEGIIALMGQSTEQLIDDFNIASCETSVVGVNGHGYKSQVPPTTGRWHRSDPNTILRVLCHRNDRTANLFLKRTFQLPKRRS, encoded by the exons ATGGGTCAGCAAACCCACCAAGACTCCTACCCGGGTTCTCTTCCGTCCGCCTTGTCTGTTAATGAAATTCattaccatcaccatcaccaccatcaccatcaccactcCCATATTGGAATTGGCCAAATTTCCCAACTTGGCCAAGATTTGGAGGCTTCCAATCTTGACCAAAATCTTGACCCAAGCCAATTcgagcttcctgaaaaggaagaCAATGGCCTACCGTCGCCTTTTATGAAGCTTGAGGGCTTGAGTCAAGATGACATAAGAGAATCTGCCTATGAAATTTTTTTCACGGCATGCCGGTCGTCCCCGGGATTTGGTGGTCGGCACGTGCTTTCAATTTATGCCAGCCTCCAAGAGAATGAGGCAAAGGCGAGCCATGTGGTGATGTCTCCAACGAGTAAGGTGAAGCGGGCGCTAGGATTGAAAATGATAAAGAGGTCACCGTCTAGGAGAATGGTGTCTGGTGGCGTTGCTGGAATCGCAGCGTCATCGTCCCCCAAAAACGGATCTAATAGTCCTATGGTGAACCACAATATGCTTCGGCCGCGGCGGCCAATGACATCAGCAGAGATTATGAGACAACAAATGAGAGTGACTGAGCACAATGACTATCGATTGAGGAAAACTTTGACAAGAACCCTCGTTGGCCAA GCGGGAAAAAGAGCAGACACTATAATTCTCCCTTTAGAACTTTTGCGCCATGTAAAGCCATCAGAGTTCAGTGATTCCACTGAGTACCACATGTGGCAAAGAAGGCAACTCAAGATCCTAGAATTAGGTCTACTCCAACACCCTTCTGTTTATGTAGAAAAGACCAACACATTTGCAATGCGCCTTAGGGATATCATACGCAATAGCGAGTCCAAACCAATAGACATTGGAAAGAATTCAGACACATTAAGAACACTTTCAAATTCAGTTGTATCACTGGCATGGAGAGGCCCCAATGGTGCACCTGCTGATGTTTGCCATTGGGTCGATGGCTTCCCTCTCAACGTTCACCTCTACACTTCTCTTCTTCAAGCCATATTCGATATAAGGGATGAGACTTTGGTTCTCGATGAGGTTGATGAGTTacttgaactaatgaagaaaacATGGCCCATTCTAGGGATAAATAAGGCAATTCACAATGTGTGTTTCACTTGGGTACTGTTTCAGCAGTTTGTAGTAACAGGGGAGGTAGAATCTGATCTTCTCTGTGCATCACATGCTATGTTGGGTGAAGTGAACACTGATGCCAAGAAGGAGAAGGACTCTTTGTATATCAAGTTATTGACATCAGTGATGAGTGCAATGCAGAGTTGGTCGGAGAGGAGGCTACTTAACTACCATAACCATTTCGAGCGAGGGACGCTTAGCCAGATAGAGAACCTCCTTCCTATGGTTTTGTCAGTTTCAAAGGTTTTGGGTGAAGATCAGATCATATCTGATGGAGAAAGAGGGGAGAAGGCTGACAAAACCATAGTGGATATGTCTGGTGATCGGATTGAGTCTTGTATTCGATCTTCCGTGAGAAGTGCATTTCAAAAG ATTCTTGAAGAAGTAAATACCAAGACTATTGAGACCGAAATAAAGGCTGATTTAAGTGATATTCTACTTCGTTTGGCTCAAGAGACAGAAGCATTAGCATTGAAGGAAAGGGAAACTTATACTCCAACGCTAAAGAAATGGCTCCCAACGGCTGGTGCGATAGCGGCATTGACGTTGCACGACTGCTACGGGCAAATTTTGAAGCAATATCTAAATGAGGTGAATGCATTAAATTCTGAGACTGTCAGGGTGTTGCTGAGGGCTGGTAAGTTAGAAAAGACTTTGGTCCAAATGATGGTTGAAGGTTCCCTTGAGGGAGAAGAAAAGGCAAAAGCAATAGTAAAAGAGATGATGCTTTATGAAGTTGATACAATCATATGGAACCTATTGAGAAAATGGATACATGAATCGTTGCACAAGGGCAAAGAGGCTTTGCAAAATGCAAAGGAAACAGAG ACATGGAATCCAAAGTCCAAAGCAGAGCCGATTGCACAATCTGCTGTAGAGCTAGTGAAATTGGCCAAGACTATTATGGAGCAATTTTTCCAGATTCCAATTGGAATTACTGAAGATATAGTTCAAGAACTTGCCAATGGACTAGAAAATCTCTTGCAAGACTATATCATGTTTGTTTCAGCATGTG GTACAAAACAAAGCTATGTTCCCGTGATTCCCTCACTGACAAGATGCAACCGAAATTCAAAGTTCAGTATGTTCTTGAAGAAAGGATGTCAATGCGGTGGTGGTGGTTCATCGGAGGCAGATCACATAAGTAATGTAACAAAAGAAGGTCATAATCCTAGGCCATCGACTAGTCGTGGCACACAACGCCTCTACATTCGTCTCAACACCTTATTCTATCTCCTGACCCATATCAACTCCCTTGAGAAAACACTCTCTCAAAACCCTGTTGTACTTCCTTCAACTCGCCATCCTTATGGAAACCGTCGCAGGAGTTACAACAATGGTTCTTATTTCGAGAAAGTACTTTCCTCCCTTCCAACAGCATGCCAATACGTGGCAGAAGTGGCTGCCTACCGTCTCATATTCCTTGACTCCGACTCAGTTTTCTATGAGAGCCTCTATGTTGGCGATGCAGCCAATGCTAGGATTAGGCCTGCATTGAGAACCTTGAAGCAAAACATCACACTCATGACCACGCTTCTAACAGATAAAGCTCAATCATTAGCATTGAAAGAAGTCATGAAGGCATCCTTCGAAGCTTTCCTAATGGTCTTGCTTGCTGGTGGGAACTCAAGGGCATTTACTAAATCAGATTACCACATTGTGAGCGAGGATTTTGAGAGCTTGAATCGTGTTTTCTGCTTGTGTGGAGAAGGACTAATAGCAGAAAGTGTGATGGACACAGAGGCTGCAATAGTTGAAGGTATTATAGCATTGATGGGCCAAAGTACTGAGCAATTAATTGATGATTTCAATATTGCATCATGTGAAACAAGTGTGGTAGGTGTTAATGGCCATGGCTATAAGTCACAAGTGCCGCCTACTACAGGAAGGTGGCATAGATCAGACCCAAACACTATATTGAGGGTCTTGTGCCATAGAAATGATAGAACTGCAAACCTTTTCTTGAAGAGGACATTTCAATTACCAAAGAGGAGGTCATAG
- the LOC107625256 gene encoding uncharacterized protein LOC107625256 isoform X2 — translation MGQQTHQDSYPGSLPSALSVNEIHYHHHHHHHHHHSHIGIGQISQLGQDLEASNLDQNLDPSQFELPEKEDNGLPSPFMKLEGLSQDDIRESAYEIFFTACRSSPGFGGRHVLSIYASLQENEAKASHVVMSPTSKVKRALGLKMIKRSPSRRMVSGGVAGIAASSSPKNGSNSPMVNHNMLRPRRPMTSAEIMRQQMRVTEHNDYRLRKTLTRTLVGQAGKRADTIILPLELLRHVKPSEFSDSTEYHMWQRRQLKILELGLLQHPSVYVEKTNTFAMRLRDIIRNSESKPIDIGKNSDTLRTLSNSVVSLAWRGPNGAPADVCHWVDGFPLNVHLYTSLLQAIFDIRDETLVLDEVDELLELMKKTWPILGINKAIHNVCFTWVLFQQFVVTGEVESDLLCASHAMLGEVNTDAKKEKDSLYIKLLTSVMSAMQSWSERRLLNYHNHFERGTLSQIENLLPMVLSVSKVLGEDQIISDGERGEKADKTIVDMSGDRIESCIRSSVRSAFQKILEEVNTKTIETEIKADLSDILLRLAQETEALALKERETYTPTLKKWLPTAGAIAALTLHDCYGQILKQYLNEVNALNSETVRVLLRAGKLEKTLVQMMVEGSLEGEEKAKAIVKEMMLYEVDTIIWNLLRKWIHESLHKGKEALQNAKETETWNPKSKAEPIAQSAVELVKLAKTIMEQFFQIPIGITEDIVQELANGLENLLQDYIMFVSACGTKQSYVPVIPSLTRCNRNSKFSMFLKKGCQCGGGGSSEADHISNVTKEGHNPRPSTSRGTQRLYIRLNTLFYLLTHINSLEKTLSQNPVVLPSTRKSQVPPTTGRWHRSDPNTILRVLCHRNDRTANLFLKRTFQLPKRRS, via the exons ATGGGTCAGCAAACCCACCAAGACTCCTACCCGGGTTCTCTTCCGTCCGCCTTGTCTGTTAATGAAATTCattaccatcaccatcaccaccatcaccatcaccactcCCATATTGGAATTGGCCAAATTTCCCAACTTGGCCAAGATTTGGAGGCTTCCAATCTTGACCAAAATCTTGACCCAAGCCAATTcgagcttcctgaaaaggaagaCAATGGCCTACCGTCGCCTTTTATGAAGCTTGAGGGCTTGAGTCAAGATGACATAAGAGAATCTGCCTATGAAATTTTTTTCACGGCATGCCGGTCGTCCCCGGGATTTGGTGGTCGGCACGTGCTTTCAATTTATGCCAGCCTCCAAGAGAATGAGGCAAAGGCGAGCCATGTGGTGATGTCTCCAACGAGTAAGGTGAAGCGGGCGCTAGGATTGAAAATGATAAAGAGGTCACCGTCTAGGAGAATGGTGTCTGGTGGCGTTGCTGGAATCGCAGCGTCATCGTCCCCCAAAAACGGATCTAATAGTCCTATGGTGAACCACAATATGCTTCGGCCGCGGCGGCCAATGACATCAGCAGAGATTATGAGACAACAAATGAGAGTGACTGAGCACAATGACTATCGATTGAGGAAAACTTTGACAAGAACCCTCGTTGGCCAA GCGGGAAAAAGAGCAGACACTATAATTCTCCCTTTAGAACTTTTGCGCCATGTAAAGCCATCAGAGTTCAGTGATTCCACTGAGTACCACATGTGGCAAAGAAGGCAACTCAAGATCCTAGAATTAGGTCTACTCCAACACCCTTCTGTTTATGTAGAAAAGACCAACACATTTGCAATGCGCCTTAGGGATATCATACGCAATAGCGAGTCCAAACCAATAGACATTGGAAAGAATTCAGACACATTAAGAACACTTTCAAATTCAGTTGTATCACTGGCATGGAGAGGCCCCAATGGTGCACCTGCTGATGTTTGCCATTGGGTCGATGGCTTCCCTCTCAACGTTCACCTCTACACTTCTCTTCTTCAAGCCATATTCGATATAAGGGATGAGACTTTGGTTCTCGATGAGGTTGATGAGTTacttgaactaatgaagaaaacATGGCCCATTCTAGGGATAAATAAGGCAATTCACAATGTGTGTTTCACTTGGGTACTGTTTCAGCAGTTTGTAGTAACAGGGGAGGTAGAATCTGATCTTCTCTGTGCATCACATGCTATGTTGGGTGAAGTGAACACTGATGCCAAGAAGGAGAAGGACTCTTTGTATATCAAGTTATTGACATCAGTGATGAGTGCAATGCAGAGTTGGTCGGAGAGGAGGCTACTTAACTACCATAACCATTTCGAGCGAGGGACGCTTAGCCAGATAGAGAACCTCCTTCCTATGGTTTTGTCAGTTTCAAAGGTTTTGGGTGAAGATCAGATCATATCTGATGGAGAAAGAGGGGAGAAGGCTGACAAAACCATAGTGGATATGTCTGGTGATCGGATTGAGTCTTGTATTCGATCTTCCGTGAGAAGTGCATTTCAAAAG ATTCTTGAAGAAGTAAATACCAAGACTATTGAGACCGAAATAAAGGCTGATTTAAGTGATATTCTACTTCGTTTGGCTCAAGAGACAGAAGCATTAGCATTGAAGGAAAGGGAAACTTATACTCCAACGCTAAAGAAATGGCTCCCAACGGCTGGTGCGATAGCGGCATTGACGTTGCACGACTGCTACGGGCAAATTTTGAAGCAATATCTAAATGAGGTGAATGCATTAAATTCTGAGACTGTCAGGGTGTTGCTGAGGGCTGGTAAGTTAGAAAAGACTTTGGTCCAAATGATGGTTGAAGGTTCCCTTGAGGGAGAAGAAAAGGCAAAAGCAATAGTAAAAGAGATGATGCTTTATGAAGTTGATACAATCATATGGAACCTATTGAGAAAATGGATACATGAATCGTTGCACAAGGGCAAAGAGGCTTTGCAAAATGCAAAGGAAACAGAG ACATGGAATCCAAAGTCCAAAGCAGAGCCGATTGCACAATCTGCTGTAGAGCTAGTGAAATTGGCCAAGACTATTATGGAGCAATTTTTCCAGATTCCAATTGGAATTACTGAAGATATAGTTCAAGAACTTGCCAATGGACTAGAAAATCTCTTGCAAGACTATATCATGTTTGTTTCAGCATGTG GTACAAAACAAAGCTATGTTCCCGTGATTCCCTCACTGACAAGATGCAACCGAAATTCAAAGTTCAGTATGTTCTTGAAGAAAGGATGTCAATGCGGTGGTGGTGGTTCATCGGAGGCAGATCACATAAGTAATGTAACAAAAGAAGGTCATAATCCTAGGCCATCGACTAGTCGTGGCACACAACGCCTCTACATTCGTCTCAACACCTTATTCTATCTCCTGACCCATATCAACTCCCTTGAGAAAACACTCTCTCAAAACCCTGTTGTACTTCCTTCAACTCGC AAGTCACAAGTGCCGCCTACTACAGGAAGGTGGCATAGATCAGACCCAAACACTATATTGAGGGTCTTGTGCCATAGAAATGATAGAACTGCAAACCTTTTCTTGAAGAGGACATTTCAATTACCAAAGAGGAGGTCATAG